The DNA region AGGGCGCCTCCGAGGAGATCGTGGGACGGTGGCTCAAGGGGAAGACCATCACCGCCTCTGGGCTTACAGGCCTTGAAGTCCGTCATCGCCCGGGGCGATGAGTTGCGCGATGCTGCTCACCACGTAGTCGGGACGCGCCCCGCCGGGTGCCTGCTCCCCCGATTTCCGGTCGGTCACGCCCGTCAGGACCAGCACCGACGCGATGCCTGCCTGGCGAGCCATGACGATGTCGGTCTCCAGGCGGTCGCCGACCAGGACGGCCCGTTCGGGTGGCACGCCCAACCTGGCAAGCGCCGCCTGAATCATGAGGGGCGACGGCTTGCCGGCCACCCACTCGGGCGTCTTGCCCGACGAGGCTTGCAGGGCCGCGATGACCGCACCGGCGTCGGGCACGTCTCCTTCCTCAACGGGGCAGGTGCGGTCGGGGTTGGTGGCGACCAACCGGGCGCCCTGCCGCAAGGCCAGATGGGCACGCTTGAGCTTCTCCCATGTCAGGGTCCGGTCAAAGGAGGCGACAACGACGTCGACTCGCAAGCCGGACGCCTCGGGATCGTCCACCACGGCCAGGCCGGCGCGGCGCAGTTCGGCCACCAGCGGGGGCTCCCCCAGCACGTAGACGTGCGCACCGGGATGGCGAGCCGCCAGTTCCCGGGCCAGAACCATGCTGGACGTGATCACGTCCTCGGAAGCCGTGGGAATGCCGAGGCGGGTGAGCTTGGCAGCGTAGGTGCCACGGGCGTGGAGCGGTTTGTTGGAGAGGAAGACGACCCGCCGGCCCGACCGGCGCAGAGTGGCGATGACCCTGTCCGCCCCGGGGATCAGCCCCTCCCCCCGGTACACCGTCCCGTCGAGGTCAAACACGTACCCCTCGAAGGCCCTCCAGGAGAACGGGCCTTCCGGCTTACTCCCGTAGTCCCCACCCTGCGAGCCTTTGTGTCTGGCCCCTCGGGTAACTTGCTGTTGCGACCGAGGGACCGCTGCGCCGCTCACCCCTGGTGCCGGTACACTTCCCACCCCAGGTACTTGCCCAGGGCCTCCTCGACGGCCGAGGCCGTCTCGCTCATGTTGATGCTGACGTGGTGCTCGAAGCCGTTCTCGCAGATGTGCCGGAGCAGCTTCTGGAAGTTGGGCACCCTCACGACGCCGTAGCCCCCGAAGGTCGAGAGGGGATCCCGGGTGAGTTCGCCCTGGCCCACGTACGCCCGGATGGCGCCGGCTCCGTCGTCCGTCGAGATGCGCAGGAACGTAAACGGCCCCGGCTTGATGCGGCCATAGATGGTGCCGTAGGAGTTCTCGGCGCCCACCGTGCCGGCGATGATCTCCTGGTAGTGCATGGTGGGTTCCTCGAAGATCTCCTTGGGAAGGTTGCTGCAGTGGAAGATGACGCCCCGGTCGGGATCGTCCCCGTAGTTGTTGTTCCAGTCGACGATGGCGCTCGGCCGCGCGGATGCCAGCTGCAGCACGTACATGGCGAGCGCTCCGGTCACGTCGGTTTCGCAGGCGCTCGGCAGCAGCGCGTTGGACATCATGCTCATGAGGGTGCAGGGCACGATGCCGAAGAACTCCTCAAGCGCCGTCCAGCACTGCACGGCGGTCGCCGCGAGGTGGTTTTCCTTCACCCATCGGTCGACCACCGCGCCGAACCTCGCCATCTTCTCAAGCGAGGCCTGCGGGACGCCCCGGGCCGGCACGTACTCCCGGATGGCCGCCAGCTTCTCCTCGACGGCGGGGTCGCCCGGCTTGAGGCGTTCGACCCGGCCCAGAATGTCGGACAGGTCAACCGTCACGACCGTGATGCCGTACCGCTCCAGGAGCTTTTCGCTGTAGCGCACCGTGTTGAACGCAGCCGGCCGGGCACCGATGGCGCCGAGCCGCGCACCCTGCAGACCCTTGACGATGCGCGCCACCGAAGCAAACCAGCGCAGATCCTCCCGGAAGGAGGGGTGGTCAGGGGCCACCGTGTGCCGGGTAGTCAGGGAGAAGGGGATCCCGTATTGCCGCAAGTTGTTGCAGACCGACATCTTGCCGCAGAAGGCGTCCCGGCGGAACTGGGCGCTCATCCTGCCGACCTCGTCGGGGAAGGCGTGCACCAGCACCGGAACGCGCAGGCCCGCCAGGCGCAGCGTGTCGGCCACGGCCCGTTCGTCGCCGAAATTGGGAAGGGTAACCAGGATCCCGTCGATCCGGTCCGCGTTGGAGCGGAAGAATTCGGCGTACTGGCGCGCCTCCGAGAAGCTCTCGACAGCCCCGTAGCGCGTCGCCTGGGCCGGAAGGATGACAGGTTCGATCCCTTCCGCTTGCAGAGCCTGCAGGACCTGCTCCCTGCCCGCCTCGCACAGATGACCCGGGAAAAAGCCGCGGTTACCGACGATCACACCCAGCGTTGCCTTGGTGTTCGCCACGTCCTCCGTCCCCTTTCCGCACGCCTTGAGCCGCGCTCAACGAGCTTCGCCGGCCGCACTGCGGCAGCGTGCCCGAATCGCCTTCAAGCGCTTCATCACGTCGTTTTGTCCTCGGCCGAAGTAGTCGTGCAGCGCCCGGTACTCCTGGTACAGCTGCCCGTACACCTCGTGGGCCGCCCGATCCGGCCGGTACACCTCGTCCTTCACTCCTGCCATGCGGGCGGCGGCTTCCACGATGTCGTCGTACCCGCCCCGGGCCTTTCCGGCGGCCACCGCCGCGAACATCGCGGAGCCGAGAGCGGATGTGTTGGCCGAGCGCGCAACCCGAAACTCCCGTCCCGTCACGTCCGCGTAAATCTGCATGAGCAGCCGGTTTCGCTCGGGCAGCCCGCCGCAGGCGAAGACCTCCTCGATCGGGACCCCCTGGCTTTCGAACGCGTCCATGATCACCCGCGTCCCGAAGGCCGTCGCTTCGATAAGCGCGCGGTAGATCTCCTCCGCCCGGGTCGCCAGGTTCATGCCGACCATGAGCCCGGTCAGGTCGACGTCCACCAGCACCGACCGGTTGCCGTTCCACCAGTCGAGGGCGAGCAGCCCGCTCTCCCCCGGCCGAAGGGGTGCGGCCTTCGCTTCCAGCAGCTCGTGCAGGCCCACGTCGCGCCGGCGCGCCTCGTCGTGGTAGTCCGGAGGCACCCCGTGTTCGACGAACCAGGCGAAGATGTCGCCCACCGCGCTCTGGCCCGCCTCGTACCCGAAGAAGCCCGGCACGATGCCGTCTTCGACGACGCCGCACATGCCCTCGACCATGTGCTCCTCCGTGCCGAGCACCATGTGGCAGATGGAGGTCCCCATCACCATGACCATCTTGTGGGGGCTGACCACCGTGGCCGCCGGCACGGCCACGTGCGCATCCACGTTGCCCACCGCGACCGGGGTGCCGGGCAAAAGCCCGAGACGTTGAGCCAGGTCGGCGCGCAGGGTGCCCGCCAGGGATCCCTGCGGCAGGATGCGCCTCGACATCTTCCGGTCGACCACATCCGCCAGCCGCGGGTCGAGGGCGGCGAAGAAATCCCGGGAGGGGAAGCCCTCGCGCTTGTGCCAGATGGCCTTGTAGCCTGCCGTCGTCGAGTTGCGGGTCTCCTGTCCCGTGAGGTACCAGATGATCCAGTCCGCCGCCTCGATCAGCCGGTCGGCAGCTTCGTAGACGTGGGGTGCCTCCTCCAGGATCTGCCATACCTTCGGGAAGAACCATTCCGACGAGATCTTCCCGCCGTACCGGGGCAGGAAGGCCTCCCCGCGCTGGCGGGCGATGTGGTTGAGGCGGTTGGCGTGGTCCTGGGCCGCGTGGTGCTTCCAGAGTTTCACCCAGGCGTGGGGTTGGTCGCGAAACTCCGGGAGCAAGCACAGCGGGGTGCCGTCGGCTTTCACCGGCAGCATCGTGCACGAAGTAAAGTCGGTGCCGATCCCGATGACCTGGCCAGGGGCGACGCCGGCCAGGCGCAGGAGCTCCGGGATGGTCTTCTCCACAGTCCGGATGTAGTCGGCCGGATCCTGTAAGGCAAAGTCCGGGGGCAGGGTGCGCGAACTGCCCGGCAACGCCTGGTCGATGACCCCGTTGGCGTACTCGTAGACGGCAGTGGCGGCCTCCTCCCCCGTTTCGACATCTACCAGCACAGCCCTGCCTGACAACGTCCCGAAGTCGATCCCGATGGTGTAACGTGCCTGCGCCGATCGTGCCATGCGTACAACCTCCCTGCCGGGCACGGCCCCCTCGCGAGGCCCGCTCTACGCCGATTCCCGTATGACCACCTGGGGCGAAAGAACCGCCACGCCCACCCTCTCCGCAGGGGCGGCGGATCCGCCCATCATCCCCATCAACATCCGGGCCGCAACCTGCCCGAGGCGCGTCTTGGCAATGTGGACCGTCGACAGGGCCGGCTCCACGATGGCCGACAGGTCGATGTCGTCATAGCCCATCACCGCCACGTCTTTGGGGATGGAAAGCCGCGCCTGGCGCAGGGCCCGGATGGCTCCGAAACTGACGTAGTCGCTGAAGCAAAAGACGGCCGTGAAGCGCAGCCCTCCGGCCAGCGCCTGCTGGATGGCCGCATACCCGCCCGTCGACCGGGCATCCGTGGAGATCACCAGCGAGGGCCGGAACGGGATCTCCGCCTCCTCGAGGGCGTCGCGATATCCGGCGAGGCGCAGCCGGGCGCTGGAGTTGTACGGAGGGCCGTTGAGGTAGAGGATGTCCCGGTGTCCGCGCTGCACGAGATGGCGGACGGCCAGCCGGGCTCCCTCCCGGTCGTCGTTGACCACGGCCGGCACGTCGAGACCTTCGAAGAAGCGGGCAAGCAGCACGAAGGGAACGTGCCGCTGCATGAGGTAGCGGATGGCGTCGTCCGAACTCTGG from Bacillota bacterium includes:
- a CDS encoding LacI family DNA-binding transcriptional regulator, with product MESGNGHGQRPVTLRDIAREAGVSINTVSRALNGKPDVSDATRALVQSVAARLDYRPNQLARGLRQQRTATIGVVVADLANPFFAEVVEGIERTASQEGYSIILANTEEKQDREQQAVRTLVERQVDGILIAPTQSSDDAIRYLMQRHVPFVLLARFFEGLDVPAVVNDDREGARLAVRHLVQRGHRDILYLNGPPYNSSARLRLAGYRDALEEAEIPFRPSLVISTDARSTGGYAAIQQALAGGLRFTAVFCFSDYVSFGAIRALRQARLSIPKDVAVMGYDDIDLSAIVEPALSTVHIAKTRLGQVAARMLMGMMGGSAAPAERVGVAVLSPQVVIRESA
- a CDS encoding HAD-IIA family hydrolase; its protein translation is MFDLDGTVYRGEGLIPGADRVIATLRRSGRRVVFLSNKPLHARGTYAAKLTRLGIPTASEDVITSSMVLARELAARHPGAHVYVLGEPPLVAELRRAGLAVVDDPEASGLRVDVVVASFDRTLTWEKLKRAHLALRQGARLVATNPDRTCPVEEGDVPDAGAVIAALQASSGKTPEWVAGKPSPLMIQAALARLGVPPERAVLVGDRLETDIVMARQAGIASVLVLTGVTDRKSGEQAPGGARPDYVVSSIAQLIAPGDDGLQGL
- a CDS encoding L-fucose/L-arabinose isomerase family protein, which codes for MANTKATLGVIVGNRGFFPGHLCEAGREQVLQALQAEGIEPVILPAQATRYGAVESFSEARQYAEFFRSNADRIDGILVTLPNFGDERAVADTLRLAGLRVPVLVHAFPDEVGRMSAQFRRDAFCGKMSVCNNLRQYGIPFSLTTRHTVAPDHPSFREDLRWFASVARIVKGLQGARLGAIGARPAAFNTVRYSEKLLERYGITVVTVDLSDILGRVERLKPGDPAVEEKLAAIREYVPARGVPQASLEKMARFGAVVDRWVKENHLAATAVQCWTALEEFFGIVPCTLMSMMSNALLPSACETDVTGALAMYVLQLASARPSAIVDWNNNYGDDPDRGVIFHCSNLPKEIFEEPTMHYQEIIAGTVGAENSYGTIYGRIKPGPFTFLRISTDDGAGAIRAYVGQGELTRDPLSTFGGYGVVRVPNFQKLLRHICENGFEHHVSINMSETASAVEEALGKYLGWEVYRHQG
- a CDS encoding ribulokinase, which gives rise to MARSAQARYTIGIDFGTLSGRAVLVDVETGEEAATAVYEYANGVIDQALPGSSRTLPPDFALQDPADYIRTVEKTIPELLRLAGVAPGQVIGIGTDFTSCTMLPVKADGTPLCLLPEFRDQPHAWVKLWKHHAAQDHANRLNHIARQRGEAFLPRYGGKISSEWFFPKVWQILEEAPHVYEAADRLIEAADWIIWYLTGQETRNSTTAGYKAIWHKREGFPSRDFFAALDPRLADVVDRKMSRRILPQGSLAGTLRADLAQRLGLLPGTPVAVGNVDAHVAVPAATVVSPHKMVMVMGTSICHMVLGTEEHMVEGMCGVVEDGIVPGFFGYEAGQSAVGDIFAWFVEHGVPPDYHDEARRRDVGLHELLEAKAAPLRPGESGLLALDWWNGNRSVLVDVDLTGLMVGMNLATRAEEIYRALIEATAFGTRVIMDAFESQGVPIEEVFACGGLPERNRLLMQIYADVTGREFRVARSANTSALGSAMFAAVAAGKARGGYDDIVEAAARMAGVKDEVYRPDRAAHEVYGQLYQEYRALHDYFGRGQNDVMKRLKAIRARCRSAAGEAR